From Desulfuromonas sp. KJ2020, one genomic window encodes:
- the csrA gene encoding carbon storage regulator CsrA: MLVLTRKAGEGIVIGDHIKISVVEIKGGGIRIGIDAPQDMKIYRQEVYDRICTENKEATQWNLADLNSLLTASLAKEDR; this comes from the coding sequence ATGTTAGTTCTGACACGCAAAGCCGGTGAAGGCATCGTTATCGGCGACCATATCAAAATCTCCGTTGTTGAAATCAAAGGAGGCGGCATCCGCATTGGCATCGATGCCCCTCAGGATATGAAAATCTACCGGCAGGAAGTCTACGACCGCATCTGCACGGAAAACAAGGAGGCCACCCAATGGAACCTTGCCGATCTGAACTCTCTTTTGACGGCCAGCCTTGCCAAGGAGGATCGGTGA
- a CDS encoding flagellar assembly protein FliW — translation MKKITTRFGEVEYDPQNTLHFPKGLIGFEDLREFIVMPNIKDGPLFWIQSVDDPQIAFVLTDPTDFFLDYRVVADNGERAVLGIDDKDESYVLSVVTVQDGGNVTLNLMAPILFAPSTNRAIQVILEKSPYTTRHPLPKV, via the coding sequence ATGAAAAAGATCACGACACGCTTCGGTGAAGTCGAGTACGATCCTCAAAATACGCTGCATTTTCCCAAGGGGCTTATCGGCTTTGAAGATCTGCGGGAATTCATCGTCATGCCCAATATCAAGGATGGTCCTCTGTTCTGGATTCAGAGCGTCGACGATCCCCAGATCGCTTTTGTGCTGACTGACCCGACCGATTTTTTCCTCGATTACCGGGTCGTGGCCGACAACGGTGAACGCGCAGTCTTGGGGATTGACGATAAGGACGAATCCTATGTTCTGTCTGTGGTGACCGTTCAGGATGGCGGAAATGTCACGCTCAACCTGATGGCTCCAATTCTCTTTGCACCTTCGACCAACCGGGCAATCCAGGTAATTTTGGAAAAATCGCCCTATACCACGCGGCATCCGCTTCCAAAAGTCTGA